In uncultured Desulfobacter sp., one DNA window encodes the following:
- a CDS encoding energy transducer TonB, protein MKLSYQQSYLVQGVLGAMIINLALFGLLPGLIHMETRPGDLESLNVVTFTRFKPQPIEPEPEKKEEMKEEEPPEEIHKIVHHEHLNVPKQQLKMEMPRLDLNIDPRLSSDIHMVSSGKSGPVGTGAGPDFSSIMDMDAVDTIPVPRFKAAPRYPYRAKRMGREGTVKIRFLVDKEGYVSDIRILDAKPPGFFEEAVLDAVSTWKYAPGELMGRKVKTLVTTSVVFKLEN, encoded by the coding sequence ATGAAACTGTCATATCAGCAATCGTATCTGGTTCAGGGGGTTTTAGGGGCGATGATCATCAACCTGGCCTTGTTCGGGCTGTTGCCCGGGCTGATTCATATGGAAACCCGTCCCGGGGACCTGGAAAGCCTGAATGTAGTGACCTTTACACGGTTCAAACCCCAGCCGATAGAGCCGGAACCTGAGAAAAAAGAGGAAATGAAAGAGGAAGAGCCCCCGGAAGAGATTCATAAAATTGTTCATCACGAGCATTTAAACGTACCCAAACAACAATTGAAAATGGAAATGCCCCGCCTTGATCTGAATATTGATCCAAGGCTTTCCAGTGATATTCATATGGTTTCGTCGGGAAAGTCGGGGCCTGTAGGAACGGGTGCCGGACCTGATTTCAGTTCGATCATGGATATGGATGCCGTGGATACCATCCCTGTGCCCCGGTTTAAAGCAGCTCCCCGGTATCCGTACCGGGCCAAGCGCATGGGCCGGGAGGGAACCGTTAAAATTCGTTTTCTGGTAGATAAAGAGGGGTATGTGTCGGACATCAGAATTCTGGATGCAAAACCCCCGGGATTTTTTGAGGAGGCGGTCCTGGATGCCGTATCTACATGGAAGTATGCACCTGGTGAGCTTATGGGCAGAAAGGTGAAAACTTTGGTCACCACCTCGGTGGTATTTAAACTGGAGAACTAA
- a CDS encoding biopolymer transporter ExbD codes for MINVRNSLRMKSNEMDINMSPLIDLVFLLLIFFMVTTSFVRETGIDVQRPSASSATLTKNGNILVAVSREGTIHFDGQKIDVRSVRAHITRALAQNPEGAVVIVADKVSYTGKVIQVMDQCRLAGAKRVSIAATRSGESG; via the coding sequence ATGATCAATGTCAGAAATTCTTTGCGCATGAAAAGCAATGAGATGGATATCAACATGAGTCCGCTCATTGATCTTGTGTTTTTGCTGCTGATTTTTTTTATGGTGACCACAAGCTTTGTCCGGGAAACAGGTATTGATGTACAACGGCCTTCGGCCTCATCCGCCACATTGACAAAAAACGGCAATATCCTTGTGGCCGTATCCCGGGAGGGTACCATTCATTTTGACGGGCAAAAGATTGATGTCCGAAGCGTCAGGGCCCATATTACCCGGGCATTGGCCCAGAATCCCGAAGGGGCTGTGGTGATTGTGGCGGACAAGGTCAGTTATACCGGAAAGGTGATCCAGGTGATGGATCAGTGTCGGCTGGCCGGAGCCAAACGGGTGAGCATTGCCGCCACCAGGTCGGGAGAGTCAGGTTAA
- a CDS encoding MotA/TolQ/ExbB proton channel family protein produces MNSDVVGNILAYLGQGGIVMIPLIVCSFAMWALILDRMFFFSRLERKDIALHALVRILDRDPASKCLVPAGAEGPRAHLARHVLALRTNDYQVNKRIVDECCMSMVHGLERYLAAIAVFAAVAPLFGLLGTVTGMITTFDVITLFGTGNAKAMAGGISEALVTTQSGLVVAIPGFFMSALLFRRSHAAKNRLEEAAIILKRRL; encoded by the coding sequence ATGAATTCCGATGTCGTTGGAAATATTCTGGCTTACCTGGGCCAGGGCGGCATTGTCATGATTCCATTGATTGTCTGTTCCTTTGCCATGTGGGCCCTGATTCTGGATCGGATGTTTTTCTTTTCCCGTCTGGAACGAAAAGATATCGCCCTTCACGCATTGGTCAGGATTCTGGACCGGGATCCGGCTTCCAAGTGTCTTGTACCGGCAGGCGCCGAAGGTCCCCGGGCCCATCTGGCTCGTCATGTGCTGGCCCTCCGCACCAATGATTATCAGGTGAACAAACGTATTGTGGATGAGTGCTGCATGTCCATGGTGCATGGGTTGGAGCGGTATCTTGCCGCCATTGCCGTGTTTGCGGCCGTGGCACCGCTTTTTGGTCTTTTAGGCACCGTTACCGGCATGATTACCACCTTTGATGTGATCACCCTGTTTGGCACAGGCAATGCCAAGGCCATGGCCGGCGGCATTTCCGAGGCACTTGTGACCACTCAGAGCGGTCTTGTGGTTGCCATCCCCGGATTTTTCATGAGTGCGCTGTTGTTCAGGCGTTCCCATGCCGCCAAAAATCGTCTGGAAGAAGCGGCCATTATTCTAAAACGCAGGCTCTGA
- a CDS encoding MotA/TolQ/ExbB proton channel family protein, with the protein MKFFSHLISKLIVLIMVPAVFSGFAQARDLRQAAVEARKQLEASQEKDRMVRSQIQADKSRMSKELSRLKSKVIALEAEVNGKIQQVEALAKENAELDEKTAVRQTRLNELSGAVRVAAGNLNSLLSESAYTARKPGRLTRLSPVLDSSRFPGLDDMAALADLFLEEMRLTGGIDIRTMPFISDAGETVEGKVLSLGGFTWAYEKDGEAGFLEYSQDTKKLYALSALPARGIQKNLSGYMAGKTDDVFIDISRGGALKQITHQQTLKDQIEKGGVLVWPILALGIFAIVIGIERTVFLGRVHANTDKVMGRVNDLAAKGAWDDCQQIVGKKKVPVYNVLRAGLNARKENRETLESVLQESILKELPRLERFLPMLNIMGAISPLLGLLGTVTGMISTFHVITLYGTGDPRMMSGGISTALVTTMLGLAVAIPIMLLYTFLCRRVAHVIGDMEEKAVALTNIVFRGGRPA; encoded by the coding sequence ATGAAATTTTTTTCGCATTTGATATCAAAATTGATTGTTCTCATCATGGTACCGGCTGTATTTTCCGGGTTTGCCCAGGCCCGGGATCTGCGCCAGGCTGCTGTTGAAGCCAGGAAACAACTGGAAGCGTCCCAGGAAAAAGACCGCATGGTGCGATCCCAAATTCAAGCTGATAAAAGCCGGATGTCGAAGGAACTTAGCCGGTTAAAATCCAAGGTTATTGCTCTTGAAGCTGAGGTGAATGGGAAAATCCAGCAAGTGGAGGCGCTGGCAAAGGAAAATGCCGAACTGGATGAAAAGACTGCAGTGCGCCAGACCCGGCTTAATGAGCTTTCCGGTGCCGTCAGGGTGGCCGCAGGCAATTTGAATTCCCTATTGTCGGAATCCGCCTATACGGCCCGGAAACCTGGCCGCTTGACCCGGCTGTCTCCTGTTCTGGACTCCAGCAGGTTTCCCGGGCTTGATGACATGGCTGCTTTGGCAGATCTGTTTTTAGAGGAGATGCGTCTGACCGGCGGGATTGATATCAGGACCATGCCCTTTATTTCAGATGCCGGGGAAACGGTTGAAGGCAAGGTGTTGAGTCTGGGCGGATTTACCTGGGCCTATGAGAAGGATGGAGAGGCCGGTTTCCTTGAATACTCCCAGGATACCAAAAAGCTTTATGCCCTGTCTGCGCTGCCTGCCAGGGGAATTCAGAAAAATCTGTCCGGTTATATGGCCGGTAAAACAGACGATGTGTTCATTGATATCTCCCGGGGCGGGGCGCTGAAACAGATCACCCATCAGCAAACCCTGAAAGACCAGATTGAAAAGGGCGGTGTTTTGGTCTGGCCCATTCTGGCCCTTGGTATATTCGCCATTGTCATCGGCATTGAACGTACCGTGTTTTTAGGACGGGTTCACGCCAATACAGACAAGGTCATGGGCCGGGTCAATGATCTGGCGGCCAAGGGTGCCTGGGATGACTGCCAGCAGATTGTGGGCAAGAAAAAGGTGCCTGTGTACAATGTGCTTCGCGCAGGCCTTAACGCCAGAAAGGAGAATCGGGAAACCCTGGAAAGCGTGCTTCAGGAATCTATCTTGAAAGAACTGCCCAGGCTTGAGCGGTTTTTGCCCATGCTTAATATCATGGGTGCCATTTCTCCGCTTCTGGGCCTTTTAGGCACGGTGACGGGCATGATCTCAACCTTTCATGTCATTACCCTTTACGGAACGGGTGATCCGAGGATGATGTCCGGGGGCATTTCCACCGCCCTGGTGACGACCATGCTGGGTCTGGCTGTAGCGATACCCATTATGCTTTTGTATACCTTTTTATGCCGTCGGGTGGCACACGTGATCGGTGATATGGAAGAAAAAGCGGTGGCCTTGACCAATATCGTGTTCCGGGGAGGAAGGCCGGCATGA
- a CDS encoding DUF3450 domain-containing protein — MYCFNWIVFLLVLISLSFFSVNGVYAGEKVLSKTIRDDLGQVIKVEKDVQDVRKDWSEKSKSMGDQLQTLESRASALEKRLEKMNLRLKLEQARLDENVRREKETDRVEAELEAFLDSVLLRLESAIAEDLPFLEDERQGRLADLKTMMVDPQTSSAEKFRRIFEALQIEADYGTTVEVTQSTVELDQVPVLVDVLRVGRVSLLCQTIDRKKSAVFDPGKKTWQTLHETVNRDISKAVAMARLERSIELVKLPLGRIASQ; from the coding sequence TTGTATTGCTTCAATTGGATTGTTTTTTTGCTCGTGCTGATCAGCCTCTCTTTTTTTTCAGTAAATGGCGTTTATGCCGGTGAAAAAGTACTCAGTAAAACGATTCGGGACGATCTGGGGCAGGTCATCAAGGTGGAAAAAGATGTTCAGGATGTCAGGAAGGATTGGTCTGAGAAGTCAAAAAGTATGGGTGACCAGCTGCAGACCCTGGAGAGTCGGGCATCTGCGCTGGAAAAGCGCCTGGAGAAAATGAATTTGCGCTTGAAGCTGGAGCAGGCCCGGCTGGATGAAAATGTTCGGCGGGAAAAGGAAACCGACCGTGTGGAAGCTGAGCTGGAGGCTTTTCTGGATTCAGTGCTTCTGCGATTGGAATCGGCCATCGCTGAAGACCTCCCTTTTCTGGAAGATGAGCGCCAGGGCCGTCTGGCAGACTTGAAAACGATGATGGTGGACCCCCAAACCTCTTCTGCCGAAAAGTTCAGGCGTATATTTGAGGCCCTCCAGATAGAGGCGGACTACGGCACCACCGTTGAAGTGACCCAGTCCACTGTGGAACTGGATCAGGTTCCGGTGCTTGTGGACGTACTTCGGGTGGGCCGGGTCAGCCTGTTGTGCCAGACCATTGACCGGAAAAAAAGTGCGGTGTTTGACCCGGGTAAAAAGACCTGGCAAACCCTGCACGAAACTGTCAACCGTGACATTTCCAAGGCCGTTGCCATGGCCCGTCTGGAAAGAAGTATTGAACTTGTCAAACTCCCGTTGGGAAGGATTGCTTCACAATGA
- the hutW gene encoding heme anaerobic degradation radical SAM methyltransferase ChuW/HutW, giving the protein MSKTQRRDKTSAYIHIPFCSTHCIYCGFFANPAQKDKMHAYAKALIRELETDRDLDLVQSHPVNAVYLGGGTPTALECDDLRQVLDTVRHCLPLANDCEITVEGRICDLTEEKINACVQGGANRFSIGVQTFDTGIRTSLGRLSDRQTVIDRLLRLKQTNHAAIIIDLIFGLPDQTMALWENDIHTFLELELDGVDLYQLIRFPGGILDKAARAGRFKTLADLTQRALMFEAGVNLMTRARYQRLSISHWGRKFRERNRYNLAMKEKADCLAYGSGAGGSVNGHMIFLDGNLDTYLETAGKTKPVTRIMAPDAHDGLSRLISGSLELGYMDLRGTGKMLAMDLETIFAPLTEQWENAGLITRDQGWITLTIAGQFWQTNLAQGMIDYYKQISTALP; this is encoded by the coding sequence CTGTCAAAGACACAGCGCCGGGACAAAACAAGCGCATATATCCACATTCCCTTTTGCAGCACCCACTGCATTTATTGCGGTTTTTTTGCCAACCCGGCCCAGAAAGACAAGATGCACGCTTATGCCAAAGCCCTGATCCGGGAACTTGAGACCGACCGGGATCTGGACCTGGTGCAAAGTCACCCGGTCAATGCCGTTTATCTGGGCGGCGGCACCCCAACAGCCCTTGAATGTGATGATCTAAGACAGGTACTTGATACCGTTCGCCATTGCCTGCCCCTGGCCAATGACTGTGAAATCACCGTAGAGGGCAGAATCTGCGACCTTACGGAAGAAAAAATCAACGCCTGCGTCCAAGGCGGTGCAAACCGATTCTCCATCGGGGTACAGACTTTTGATACTGGTATCCGTACAAGCCTGGGCCGTCTGTCAGACAGGCAAACCGTTATAGATCGTCTTTTACGACTCAAACAGACCAACCATGCCGCCATCATCATTGATCTGATTTTCGGCCTGCCCGATCAAACCATGGCGCTTTGGGAAAACGACATCCACACGTTCCTGGAGCTGGAACTGGATGGTGTGGACCTGTATCAACTGATCCGCTTTCCCGGCGGAATTCTTGACAAGGCCGCCAGGGCAGGCCGTTTCAAAACACTGGCAGACCTGACCCAGCGGGCGTTGATGTTTGAAGCGGGCGTGAACCTTATGACCCGGGCCAGATACCAGCGGCTGTCCATCAGCCACTGGGGTCGAAAATTTCGGGAACGTAACCGCTACAACCTGGCGATGAAGGAGAAGGCAGACTGCCTGGCCTATGGTTCCGGGGCAGGCGGCAGCGTGAACGGACACATGATTTTCCTGGACGGAAATCTTGACACTTACCTTGAAACAGCAGGAAAGACCAAGCCCGTGACACGTATCATGGCCCCGGATGCCCATGACGGTCTCTCACGACTGATTTCAGGCAGCCTGGAATTGGGGTATATGGATCTGCGGGGAACCGGTAAAATGCTGGCCATGGACCTTGAAACCATTTTTGCCCCCCTGACAGAGCAGTGGGAAAACGCAGGGCTCATCACACGGGACCAAGGCTGGATCACCCTGACCATAGCCGGACAGTTCTGGCAGACCAACCTGGCCCAGGGCATGATCGACTATTACAAACAAATAAGCACGGCTTTGCCATGA
- a CDS encoding MptD family putative ECF transporter S component, producing the protein MKLFSSDYWDPSELILIGTFTGLIKSSTILIALAGGGMNPVTLVLKNTVATSLLLILVYKIRKFGVLTLFSIINSLISLLLVGGNAMGGGAISIAGVLFSGFVCDLFIAPKNGFRSPIRLTLGIGLFDLLSRTVSLGYSYFLYREQMGMFVMVAVVVTLGYFGCLMGLGTGIIFVKELRHAGIIRE; encoded by the coding sequence ATGAAACTGTTTTCATCAGATTACTGGGACCCGTCCGAGCTTATCCTCATCGGCACCTTCACAGGCCTGATCAAAAGTTCGACCATCCTCATCGCCCTAGCCGGCGGCGGTATGAACCCGGTGACCCTTGTGCTTAAAAATACTGTGGCGACATCCCTGCTCCTTATTCTGGTATACAAAATCAGAAAATTTGGTGTACTCACCCTGTTTTCAATTATCAACAGCCTGATCTCACTGCTGCTGGTCGGCGGAAACGCCATGGGTGGCGGTGCCATAAGTATTGCAGGTGTACTTTTCTCAGGATTTGTGTGCGATCTGTTCATTGCGCCCAAAAACGGATTCCGCAGCCCCATTCGCCTGACCCTTGGCATCGGCCTTTTTGATCTTCTGTCCCGGACTGTTTCCCTTGGCTACTCATATTTTCTGTACCGGGAACAGATGGGGATGTTTGTCATGGTGGCTGTGGTGGTGACTCTGGGATACTTTGGCTGCCTCATGGGGCTGGGCACAGGCATCATATTTGTCAAGGAGCTTCGCCATGCCGGCATTATCCGGGAATAA
- a CDS encoding energy-coupling factor transporter transmembrane component T, with the protein MPALSGNKPANPLDIRTRMLICLVSSLGIIFIQSSLALGILTLASFIYALAHGRFRVLAAAWCCVGVMFAMAMGCVRIMLIFWPQIGEVAGLGAFFNPFLRILVLVNTIFALAVSSRIQDLMTSLKTFGLPFVIYLPASVMIRFIPEFINDVKLIRESMRIKGFNPGIQFVTLHPFLVVRLLVVPLTIRALRSADTLAVAAELKGMDANTRMTKVPSPIPGTWDIIATACVLVLTFGSIAVEKLL; encoded by the coding sequence ATGCCGGCATTATCCGGGAATAAGCCCGCAAATCCTTTGGATATAAGAACCCGGATGCTGATCTGTCTGGTCTCTTCACTGGGAATCATTTTCATCCAATCCTCTTTGGCCCTTGGGATTCTAACCTTGGCCAGTTTTATCTACGCGCTGGCCCATGGCCGGTTCAGGGTGCTGGCCGCAGCATGGTGCTGCGTGGGCGTCATGTTTGCCATGGCCATGGGCTGTGTCCGGATCATGCTGATCTTCTGGCCACAAATCGGAGAGGTCGCGGGTTTAGGTGCATTTTTTAACCCGTTTCTACGGATACTGGTCCTGGTAAACACAATTTTTGCCCTGGCCGTGTCCAGCCGGATTCAGGACCTTATGACCAGCCTTAAAACCTTTGGCCTGCCTTTTGTTATCTACCTGCCGGCATCGGTGATGATCCGGTTTATCCCCGAATTCATAAACGACGTAAAGCTTATCCGTGAAAGCATGCGGATCAAAGGGTTTAATCCGGGGATTCAATTTGTCACCCTGCACCCGTTCCTGGTTGTCCGGCTGCTTGTGGTGCCGTTGACCATCCGGGCCTTGCGATCGGCTGATACCCTTGCCGTTGCCGCAGAGCTTAAGGGTATGGATGCAAATACCCGAATGACTAAAGTGCCGTCGCCTATCCCTGGAACCTGGGACATCATTGCAACGGCCTGTGTGCTGGTGCTTACCTTTGGCAGTATTGCCGTGGAGAAACTGCTGTGA
- a CDS encoding ABC transporter ATP-binding protein, which translates to MIEFDHVSYTYPFQEKPAVADISFSVSKAETVVCTGASGSGKSTLIRLINGLIPHFHKGTLSGQVRVAGKDTGQTSVKALSSRAGTMFQDPESQFFALRVRDELKFALECRGQSIEEIETITHQEADRFGITHLMDNMIFDLSQGEKQKIALAGIMCIAPDIIILDEPSANLDPRATRELADHLMDLKRRGITLFIVDHRLYWLKDLVDKILVLDQGRLACQGKFELLKDKNLRRTLGLRNPDVVCPNLPVAHVESSHKQFTSNGFDVENLTFGYKKKPLLFRNASFQLPMGQVIAVTGSNGTGKTTLARLLTGLLPFKTGTVRINGAPLRPKDLLTRGSIVLQNTDHQLHMKTVDRELAIAARNNPDRDSVLAGVTTRFGLDPFRLRHPQSLSGGQKQRLVIAAALVKSPEILILDEPTSGLDGSNMNMIADVMTDMACKGALVLVITHDLELMDLACDCALSMPLSHKEKNL; encoded by the coding sequence GTGATTGAATTTGACCATGTATCTTACACCTACCCGTTCCAGGAAAAACCCGCTGTGGCGGATATCTCATTTTCGGTTTCTAAAGCAGAAACCGTGGTCTGCACCGGGGCCAGCGGATCGGGTAAATCCACACTGATACGTTTGATCAACGGGCTTATTCCCCACTTTCATAAGGGCACGCTCTCAGGCCAGGTCCGGGTGGCGGGAAAAGACACAGGGCAAACTTCGGTCAAAGCGTTGTCATCCCGTGCAGGCACCATGTTCCAGGACCCGGAAAGCCAATTCTTTGCACTCAGAGTCCGGGACGAGCTCAAATTTGCATTGGAATGCCGGGGTCAATCAATTGAAGAGATCGAAACGATCACCCACCAGGAGGCGGACAGGTTTGGCATCACCCATCTCATGGACAACATGATTTTTGACCTGTCCCAGGGAGAAAAACAAAAAATTGCCTTGGCCGGTATCATGTGTATTGCCCCGGATATAATCATCCTGGATGAACCGTCTGCCAATCTTGATCCCCGGGCCACCCGGGAGCTGGCAGACCATCTCATGGACCTGAAACGCCGGGGCATCACTTTATTTATTGTGGATCATAGGCTTTACTGGCTGAAAGACCTTGTTGACAAAATCCTTGTCCTGGACCAGGGTCGCCTGGCCTGTCAGGGAAAATTTGAATTATTAAAAGACAAAAATCTGCGCAGAACATTGGGCTTAAGAAACCCGGATGTGGTTTGTCCGAATCTTCCTGTAGCCCATGTTGAGTCCTCCCACAAACAATTCACAAGCAACGGATTTGATGTGGAAAACCTGACCTTTGGGTATAAAAAAAAGCCACTGCTTTTCCGGAATGCGTCATTTCAGCTGCCCATGGGCCAGGTGATTGCCGTTACAGGGAGCAACGGCACAGGAAAAACAACCCTGGCCAGGCTTTTAACCGGACTTTTACCGTTTAAAACCGGAACCGTGCGGATCAATGGCGCTCCGCTCCGCCCCAAGGATCTGCTGACCCGGGGCAGTATTGTATTGCAAAATACCGACCACCAGCTCCATATGAAAACCGTGGACCGGGAACTTGCCATTGCAGCCCGGAACAATCCTGACCGGGATAGTGTCCTGGCCGGTGTTACAACGCGTTTCGGCCTGGATCCGTTTCGTCTCCGCCATCCCCAATCCCTTTCCGGGGGCCAGAAACAGCGGCTTGTCATCGCTGCCGCCCTGGTGAAATCCCCTGAAATTCTGATTCTGGATGAACCCACCAGCGGCCTGGACGGCAGCAACATGAACATGATTGCAGATGTGATGACCGACATGGCCTGTAAAGGAGCCCTGGTTCTGGTGATCACCCATGACCTTGAACTCATGGACCTGGCCTGTGACTGCGCCCTGTCCATGCCTTTATCACACAAGGAGAAAAACTTATGA
- a CDS encoding flavodoxin family protein translates to MKSLVVYSSRTGNTQKVARAIYDALPEPKEIFSVKEAPDPSAYDFLALGFWVDKGTVNAGSARYMETVTEKKIGLFGTLGAYPDSDHAKQCLKKARALVQGNDILWTFLCQGKVDPGLIKMMETKMKNDPHHSMTPERKARLEEAAKHPDEKDLADARALFAQLAKTAAGKVSA, encoded by the coding sequence ATGAAATCCCTGGTTGTATATAGCAGCAGAACCGGCAACACCCAAAAGGTGGCCCGTGCCATATATGATGCCCTGCCCGAACCCAAAGAGATCTTTTCGGTCAAAGAGGCTCCGGACCCGTCGGCATATGATTTTTTGGCTTTGGGGTTCTGGGTGGATAAGGGAACGGTGAATGCCGGTTCCGCCAGATACATGGAAACCGTGACCGAAAAAAAAATCGGGCTGTTCGGCACCCTGGGCGCCTACCCCGACTCGGACCATGCCAAACAGTGTCTAAAAAAGGCAAGGGCTCTTGTCCAGGGCAATGACATCCTATGGACATTTTTATGCCAGGGCAAGGTGGACCCAGGCCTGATTAAAATGATGGAAACAAAGATGAAAAATGATCCCCACCACAGCATGACCCCGGAACGTAAGGCCAGACTTGAAGAGGCTGCAAAACACCCGGACGAAAAAGATCTGGCGGATGCCCGGGCACTGTTTGCGCAACTTGCAAAAACCGCTGCCGGGAAGGTGTCTGCCTGA